GGTGGGTATTGTAAAAGAGCTGCGGGGTAAGAATGCGGTGGTGCAGTTGGGGGCTATTCCGATTACAGTAAGTTTAAACGATTTGGTAGTTGTAGTAGATAAAGTTGAAGAAGCGTAAAACAACAGGAGGGAGGAATGGTACAACAGTTTATATAGTTGTAACCGCTGTGGCCCTTTCTGGCAAATAGATGGTGAAAACAGAGCCTTCTCCGGGGCGTGATGATGCGGAGATAAGACCATTGTGTTTATCTACAATCTTTTTACAAATTGATAATCCTACACCCGTTCCTTCAAACTCATGATGGCTGTGCAGTCGTTTAAAAACAAGGAATATTTCTTCAGCAAAGTTGGGATCAAAGCCAATTCCATTATCGGTAATTAGGATCTTGTGATAGTCTGTGTTTGCATTTTGTAATTTAACCGGGAGTTTTTCTTTTTTAATCTTTTCTGATGAAATATAAATATCAGGAGGTCTGCCATTTTTTTTGAATTTTAATGCATTGCTGAGAAGGTTATAAAACAACTGGCGCATTAATACAGGAGCAGCATAAATAGCCGGCAACGCATCCGCTCTTATATTTGCATTTGTTTTTTCGATCTCAAGATCAAGATCGCCAACTACTTCTTTTATGATAATGTTTAGATCGGAAAGTTGAAAATCAGAGATACTAAGTGATTGTCTTGAGAAACTCAGCAAGTCATTGATGAGTGACTGCATTCTTTTTGACGAGTTGATTATTTTTTCAAAGTACTTTTGTGTTTCTGCTTTGCCGTCTTTGCTGTTTAAAATTTTGTCACTGAATATCATAATCTTTCGCAGCGGCTCCTGCAAATCATGAGAAGCCATATAGGCAAACCGATCGAGCTCTTCATTTGCAAGTTGCAGTTGATGATTATTTTGAAGAAGTTGCGCATTTAGCAGTTTTACTTTTTGTTCAGATGCTTTTCTCTCTTCTATTTCTTTTTGTAACGAACGGTTAGCAGCAAGTAGCTTTTTTTCCTGCTGAACCAATTGATGAGTTTTCCTGTAGAGCTCCACAAACACTTCCACTTTTACTCTCAATAGTTCCGGATTGATAGGTTTGTATATATAATCAACACCACCCATCTTATAACCTTTGAAAAGATAATCTTCATCATAGTTATGAGCCGTGATAAAAATAATTGGGATGTTTTTTAGTTTCTCTCTTTCATAGATCATAGTGGCAGTTTCCAGTCCATTGATATCGGGCATTTGCACATCCATCAGGATAAGCGAAAAGTCATGCTCATGCAACAGGATTTTTAATGCCGCCCTGCCTGAATTCGCTTTTACGATCGTATAATTGTCTTTTTCAAGGATTGCTTCAATAGAAAATAGATTGTCCTCCCTGTCATCTACTACAAGTATTTTAATATCAGCTTTAGAAGATACGTTTATGGGTTTTGTATCCATACGTTATTTGTATAGCCATACTCTCATCAAAGAAAGTAATTGGTCTATTTTTACAGGTTTCGTAATGTAATCCGACGCCCCGGCTTCAATACATTTTTCACGATCGCCCTTCATTGCTTTTGCTGTAACAGCAATAATTGGAAGGGCACTATTTTTATGTTCTCTTCGTATCTTTTGAGTGGTTTCATATCCATCCATTTCCGGCATCATGATATCCATTAAAACCATGTCAATATTAGTATTCAGATCTAGTATTTCCATAGCTTCTTTACCACTTTCTGCTGTAATGGTATTGATCTTGTATCGTTCAAAAGCTGTGGTCAATGCAAACAGGTTTCTAACATCATCATCCACTACAAGTACTTTTTTATTGGTCAACACATCACTCTTTGATCGAAGATTTTCAATCAGCCGTTTCTTTTCAGGAACAAGATTCTTGTGATCAATGTGAAGGAGTAACACTGTTTCTTCAAGCAATAGCTCAAGTGAAGTGATATCTTTAAGTAAGATCCTGTTGGCATATTGCTTCAGCTGGGTTTTTTCT
The DNA window shown above is from Lacibacter sp. H375 and carries:
- a CDS encoding sensor histidine kinase, whose product is MDTKPINVSSKADIKILVVDDREDNLFSIEAILEKDNYTIVKANSGRAALKILLHEHDFSLILMDVQMPDINGLETATMIYEREKLKNIPIIFITAHNYDEDYLFKGYKMGGVDYIYKPINPELLRVKVEVFVELYRKTHQLVQQEKKLLAANRSLQKEIEERKASEQKVKLLNAQLLQNNHQLQLANEELDRFAYMASHDLQEPLRKIMIFSDKILNSKDGKAETQKYFEKIINSSKRMQSLINDLLSFSRQSLSISDFQLSDLNIIIKEVVGDLDLEIEKTNANIRADALPAIYAAPVLMRQLFYNLLSNALKFKKNGRPPDIYISSEKIKKEKLPVKLQNANTDYHKILITDNGIGFDPNFAEEIFLVFKRLHSHHEFEGTGVGLSICKKIVDKHNGLISASSRPGEGSVFTIYLPERATAVTTI